Proteins encoded by one window of Blautia luti:
- a CDS encoding RNA-guided endonuclease InsQ/TnpB family protein — protein sequence MVKAIKVMLIPNNVQKTKLFQYAGASRFAYNWALAREIENYEKGGKFISDAEFRKEFTKLRHSDEYAWLLNISNNVTKQAIKDACTAYKNFFRGLQKFPRFKSKKRSMPKFYQDNVKIRFSNTHVKFEGFSSSRKANKQKMNWVRFAEHGRIPTNAKYMNPRISFDGLNWWISVCVEFPDCREILNDDGAGIDLGIKELAVCSDGTKYKNINKSQKIKKSEKQKRRLQRSISRSYEKNKKGESYCKTNNVIKKEKLLLKRNHRLTNIRKNYLNQTISEIVDRKPRFICIEDLNVSGMMKNRHLSKAVQAQGFFGFRKQLEYKCSDKGIQLIVADRFYPSSKLCSCCGNIKKDLKLSDRVYRCACGNMIDRDFQASINLKTYGEKFAG from the coding sequence ATGGTAAAAGCCATAAAAGTAATGCTGATACCAAATAACGTGCAGAAAACTAAGTTGTTTCAGTACGCCGGTGCTTCAAGATTTGCCTATAACTGGGCTTTGGCAAGGGAAATAGAAAACTATGAAAAAGGCGGAAAATTCATTTCAGATGCAGAATTCAGAAAAGAATTTACAAAGCTTAGACATTCTGATGAATATGCATGGTTATTGAATATTTCAAATAATGTAACAAAACAGGCGATCAAAGATGCCTGTACTGCTTATAAGAACTTTTTCAGGGGTTTGCAGAAATTCCCAAGATTCAAGTCAAAAAAGAGGTCAATGCCGAAGTTCTATCAGGACAACGTTAAGATACGATTTAGTAATACCCACGTTAAATTTGAAGGCTTTTCCTCCAGCAGGAAAGCCAATAAACAAAAAATGAATTGGGTAAGATTTGCAGAACATGGACGAATTCCGACAAATGCTAAATATATGAATCCGCGAATATCCTTTGACGGATTGAACTGGTGGATCAGTGTATGTGTAGAATTTCCTGACTGTAGGGAAATACTTAATGATGACGGAGCCGGTATAGACTTGGGAATCAAAGAACTGGCTGTCTGCTCTGATGGAACTAAGTATAAGAACATCAATAAGAGTCAGAAAATAAAGAAATCAGAAAAACAGAAACGCAGATTACAGCGTAGTATCTCTCGTTCTTACGAGAAAAATAAGAAAGGGGAAAGTTACTGTAAAACAAATAATGTGATCAAAAAGGAAAAACTTTTATTAAAACGAAATCACAGATTAACAAACATCCGTAAAAATTATTTAAATCAGACCATATCGGAGATCGTAGATCGAAAACCAAGATTTATATGTATTGAAGATCTGAATGTCAGCGGAATGATGAAAAACAGACATTTATCCAAAGCAGTTCAGGCACAGGGATTTTTTGGGTTTAGAAAACAGCTTGAATATAAGTGCAGCGATAAAGGAATCCAGCTTATTGTGGCTGATCGGTTTTATCCATCATCAAAGCTTTGTAGCTGTTGTGGAAACATCAAAAAAGATCTGAAGTTATCTGACAGAGTTTATAGATGTGCGTGTGGGAATATGATTGACAGAGATTTCCAGGCATCTATAAATCTCAAGACTTATGGAGAAAAATTTGCAGGCTGA
- a CDS encoding DUF3825 domain-containing protein: protein MKKLFDFTYCGDYNRQIRHLARIVPERWSYSDTEDYGILKGYLENTFKRLYEEGKVWEKETYAIFNTGLFNHYYQPIYAYFIPNLVPDRQPWFLDGFYTEYYLLKQGITVLPEKASYVDDPSDLVFDTKIPVVPQYEHIFGDEENAARLPREVRDSSMRLQLFDGALKQTKRMLEADYKTAIPQYYNHSIQLLIPLCLRSPGVPDLALACMKTPDGSKYLGRTCLTLRMAYHNARLLARVDNSWLTGS, encoded by the coding sequence ATGAAAAAGCTGTTTGATTTTACCTACTGCGGCGATTACAACCGGCAGATCCGCCATCTGGCAAGGATCGTACCGGAGAGGTGGAGCTATTCTGACACAGAAGATTACGGGATCCTGAAAGGATACCTGGAAAATACATTCAAGCGCCTGTACGAAGAGGGGAAAGTCTGGGAAAAGGAAACCTACGCAATCTTTAATACAGGACTCTTTAATCACTATTATCAGCCAATCTATGCATATTTTATTCCCAATCTGGTGCCGGACAGGCAGCCCTGGTTCCTGGACGGATTTTACACCGAATATTACTTATTGAAACAGGGAATTACCGTTCTTCCGGAGAAAGCTTCCTATGTGGATGACCCTTCAGATCTGGTCTTTGACACCAAGATCCCGGTGGTTCCCCAGTATGAGCATATCTTCGGAGATGAGGAAAACGCAGCCAGACTGCCCCGGGAAGTCAGGGACAGCAGCATGCGTCTTCAGCTCTTCGACGGTGCATTGAAGCAGACCAAGAGGATGCTGGAGGCAGATTATAAGACTGCCATTCCTCAGTACTACAATCATTCTATTCAGCTTCTCATCCCGCTGTGCCTGCGAAGCCCGGGAGTCCCGGATCTGGCACTTGCCTGTATGAAGACCCCGGATGGAAGTAAATATCTGGGAAGAACCTGCCTGACCCTTCGGATGGCATACCACAATGCCAGACTTCTGGCAAGGGTGGATAACAGCTGGCTGACCGGATCCTGA
- a CDS encoding transposase yields MYLDFLVKVPTVKGKITRRKKSNVVYIEYEYDRVYDPSRKYTFPKRVTIGKLSDTDPELMKPNQNFLKYFPDAELPESKNRTSRSSCLRVGTYFVLRKIIEECSLNDILGKYFGSRDMGLFLDLAVYSIIAENNAAQYYPDYTYNHPLFTEKMKQYSDSTVSDFLNSVTDDQSTGFLNTWNESRNYREKIYISYDSTNKNCQAGDIKMVEFGHPKVDMGEPVFNYAVAYDTHNQEPLFYEKYPGSLNDISQLQFMLDKASGYGYKKIGFILDRGYFSCENIQYMDKCGYSFVIMVKGMSALVNELILENKGTFENKRVNNIYEYGVYGKTIRHKLYASDKKERYFHLYHSISKESAERIEIENRINQMTQYLKKYQNKVKEFGPGFEKYFNLHYDEKSQAFILPEERCSVVERELDLAGYFCIVTSEKMSAKEAIELYKSRDVSEKLFRGDKSYLGNKSIRVYSEESAGAKIFVEFVAMIVRCKMYIKLKGEMKKLDKKLNYMTVPAAIKELEKIEMVRQLDNIYRLDHAVTANQKVILKAFGLDANSIKYFASELSKELKEAE; encoded by the coding sequence ATGTATCTGGATTTTTTAGTGAAAGTACCAACTGTAAAAGGCAAGATCACACGAAGAAAAAAGTCAAATGTTGTATATATAGAGTATGAGTATGACCGGGTTTATGATCCATCCCGGAAGTATACTTTTCCCAAAAGAGTAACAATCGGAAAACTGTCAGATACGGATCCGGAACTCATGAAACCGAATCAAAATTTCCTGAAATATTTCCCCGATGCAGAGCTTCCGGAAAGCAAAAACAGGACTTCCAGAAGCAGCTGTCTCAGGGTAGGAACATATTTTGTACTGCGTAAGATCATAGAAGAATGCAGCTTGAACGATATCCTTGGAAAGTATTTTGGATCGCGTGATATGGGGCTGTTTTTAGATCTGGCTGTTTATTCGATCATAGCAGAAAACAATGCAGCGCAGTACTATCCGGATTATACATACAACCATCCACTTTTTACGGAAAAGATGAAACAATACAGCGATTCAACCGTATCAGATTTCCTGAATTCAGTAACAGATGATCAGAGTACAGGATTTCTGAATACATGGAATGAGTCACGGAATTACCGTGAAAAGATTTATATTTCTTATGATTCAACGAATAAAAACTGTCAGGCCGGGGATATAAAAATGGTGGAATTTGGGCATCCGAAAGTAGATATGGGAGAGCCGGTATTTAATTATGCAGTTGCGTATGATACTCATAATCAGGAACCATTATTTTATGAAAAATATCCAGGAAGTCTGAATGATATCTCCCAGCTTCAGTTCATGCTGGATAAAGCATCCGGATATGGTTATAAGAAGATCGGATTCATTCTGGACAGGGGATATTTCAGCTGCGAGAATATACAATATATGGATAAATGTGGGTATAGTTTTGTTATCATGGTGAAAGGGATGTCTGCCCTTGTGAATGAACTGATCCTGGAAAATAAAGGGACATTTGAAAATAAGCGGGTAAACAATATCTATGAATATGGAGTTTACGGAAAGACAATACGGCACAAACTGTATGCAAGTGATAAAAAAGAGCGTTATTTTCATCTGTATCATAGTATTTCCAAAGAAAGCGCAGAACGGATAGAGATTGAAAATCGGATCAACCAGATGACACAGTATCTGAAAAAGTACCAGAATAAGGTAAAGGAATTCGGTCCTGGATTTGAGAAGTATTTTAACCTTCATTATGATGAAAAGAGCCAGGCTTTTATACTACCGGAAGAACGGTGCAGTGTGGTAGAAAGAGAACTGGATCTGGCAGGATATTTTTGTATCGTTACATCGGAAAAGATGAGTGCGAAAGAAGCAATCGAACTGTATAAGAGCAGGGATGTATCGGAGAAACTATTCCGCGGAGACAAATCATATCTGGGAAATAAGAGCATCCGGGTGTATTCAGAAGAATCAGCAGGAGCGAAGATATTTGTTGAATTTGTAGCCATGATAGTGCGCTGCAAGATGTATATAAAACTAAAAGGAGAAATGAAAAAACTGGATAAGAAACTGAACTATATGACTGTACCGGCGGCAATAAAAGAGCTGGAAAAAATAGAAATGGTACGTCAGTTAGACAATATATATCGTCTGGATCATGCAGTAACAGCGAACCAGAAAGTAATATTGAAAGCCTTTGGACTGGATGCGAATAGTATAAAATACTTTGCATCAGAGCTGAGTAAGGAACTGAAAGAAGCAGAATAA
- a CDS encoding MATE family efflux transporter — MNDNFMKEKPAGPLLASMALPMVLSMLVNSLYNIVDSFFVARISEQAMTALSLVYPVQNLINAIAIGFGVGINSQISFYLGAKNMANANRATTHGMLFGIIHGVIITILSIPFMPAFLGMFTADRTVVSLGTQYSTIAFSFSVVIMISLSFEKIFQAVGRMKITMISLLVGCISNIILDPLLIFGIGFFPKMGIRGAALATGLGQVFTVLVYLVAYRKCPIPVKFSWKYCKLEKNLDRKLYMVGIPATLNIALPSVLISFLNQLLSTISDSYVVVLGIYYKLQTFLYLPASGIVQGMRPLVGYNYGAGERKRVRKIFGLSLGVNALIMLVGTVICFAAATPLMAMFTSNPETVRLGSSALKIISIGFIPSALSVTASGALEGLGKGTQSLAISMLRYIIVIIPAAYILCFFAGAGAVWNAFWIGEAATAVFVFFYSLPKVLGAE; from the coding sequence ATGAACGATAATTTTATGAAAGAGAAACCGGCAGGGCCACTTCTGGCATCTATGGCCCTGCCGATGGTGCTGTCCATGCTTGTGAATTCACTGTACAATATTGTGGACAGCTTTTTTGTGGCCAGAATCAGTGAACAGGCCATGACAGCCCTGTCACTGGTTTATCCGGTACAGAATCTGATCAATGCCATTGCTATTGGATTCGGTGTCGGCATCAATTCCCAGATATCTTTCTATCTGGGTGCAAAGAATATGGCGAATGCAAACAGGGCGACTACCCACGGCATGCTCTTCGGGATCATACATGGTGTGATCATAACGATCCTGAGTATCCCGTTTATGCCTGCATTTCTGGGGATGTTTACAGCAGACCGGACTGTAGTTTCTCTGGGAACCCAGTATTCCACCATCGCCTTTTCATTCTCGGTGGTGATCATGATCAGTCTGTCATTCGAGAAAATTTTCCAGGCAGTGGGAAGAATGAAGATTACCATGATCAGTCTTTTGGTGGGATGTATTTCCAATATTATCCTGGATCCCCTGCTGATCTTCGGAATAGGCTTTTTCCCGAAAATGGGAATCCGGGGTGCAGCACTTGCCACAGGGCTGGGACAGGTATTTACCGTACTGGTTTATCTGGTTGCATACAGGAAATGTCCCATCCCGGTGAAATTCAGCTGGAAATACTGTAAGCTGGAGAAGAATCTGGATCGTAAATTATATATGGTAGGAATTCCGGCAACTTTAAATATTGCCCTGCCATCTGTACTGATCTCATTTCTGAATCAGCTGCTGTCAACCATTTCCGACAGCTATGTGGTAGTGCTTGGAATCTATTATAAGCTTCAGACTTTCCTGTATCTGCCTGCAAGCGGTATCGTACAGGGAATGCGTCCTCTGGTGGGATATAACTACGGCGCAGGGGAGCGAAAGAGAGTACGGAAGATCTTCGGTCTTTCCCTGGGAGTCAATGCGCTGATCATGCTAGTGGGAACTGTGATCTGTTTCGCAGCAGCCACCCCATTGATGGCAATGTTTACCTCCAATCCGGAGACTGTAAGACTTGGATCATCTGCACTGAAGATCATCAGCATCGGCTTTATCCCTTCCGCGCTGTCTGTCACAGCCAGCGGAGCCCTGGAAGGCCTGGGCAAAGGAACCCAGTCACTGGCGATCTCCATGCTGAGATACATCATAGTGATCATTCCGGCTGCCTACATCCTCTGTTTCTTCGCAGGGGCAGGAGCTGTATGGAATGCATTCTGGATCGGGGAGGCAGCTACCGCTGTGTTCGTATTTTTCTATTCCCTTCCGAAAGTGCTGGGAGCGGAATAA
- a CDS encoding acyltransferase: MRNKSLDAGKAMAAFGVVFIHVSFPGQTGQIIKALARSAVPFFFMVSGYFCYYNRRNTDRGKRITDKIPAKVQHILTLLAFAVLFYFLWESAMHLVEKEAIGPWLQEMVKKEHLKELFRYNSTSQLKPHLWFLPALIYCYILDYFIEKLHLGKLAYLSVPVLLGYFLWRAYFGRFQGVFYHTMEYRNYFFMGMPFFLTGQMIHEYEKLLDRKLSWQVLAVGGLLGSGGIIWEYFQAGAREVYPGNVLLAVCLFLLCILYDTKSRRLEYLAVLGREFAFPIYLLHPSVAELMKKLADFLGISRNPAYLWLRPILVCGCTIFLVRAVSRLWSSQQKCGIVFRRHN; this comes from the coding sequence ATGAGAAATAAATCTTTGGATGCAGGGAAGGCAATGGCTGCATTTGGTGTGGTGTTTATCCATGTTTCCTTTCCGGGACAGACCGGGCAGATCATAAAGGCGCTTGCCAGATCAGCAGTTCCGTTTTTCTTCATGGTGTCCGGATATTTCTGCTATTATAATAGAAGAAACACCGACAGAGGAAAACGGATCACAGATAAAATACCGGCGAAAGTGCAGCATATCCTGACACTTCTGGCTTTCGCGGTACTCTTTTATTTCCTGTGGGAAAGTGCGATGCATCTGGTGGAAAAAGAAGCTATAGGACCGTGGCTGCAGGAGATGGTGAAGAAGGAACATCTGAAGGAACTGTTTCGGTATAACAGCACTTCACAGCTTAAACCACACCTGTGGTTTTTGCCGGCACTGATATATTGTTATATTCTGGATTATTTCATCGAGAAACTACATCTGGGAAAACTTGCTTATCTGTCTGTCCCTGTGCTTCTGGGATACTTTTTATGGCGGGCGTACTTTGGCAGGTTCCAGGGTGTTTTTTATCATACTATGGAATACAGGAATTATTTCTTTATGGGAATGCCCTTTTTCCTGACAGGACAGATGATCCATGAGTATGAGAAATTGCTGGACAGGAAGCTGTCCTGGCAGGTGCTGGCAGTGGGTGGGCTTCTGGGAAGCGGGGGCATCATATGGGAATATTTTCAGGCCGGTGCCAGGGAAGTGTATCCGGGAAATGTGCTGCTGGCAGTGTGCCTGTTTCTTCTGTGTATCCTGTATGATACGAAGAGCAGAAGACTTGAGTATCTGGCTGTGCTTGGCAGAGAATTTGCATTTCCGATCTATCTGTTACATCCGTCAGTAGCAGAACTGATGAAAAAGTTGGCAGACTTTCTGGGTATCAGCCGAAACCCGGCATATCTGTGGCTGCGTCCCATTCTGGTCTGTGGCTGCACTATTTTTCTGGTCCGGGCTGTAAGCAGACTCTGGTCATCACAACAGAAATGTGGTATAGTATTCAGGAGACACAATTAA
- a CDS encoding IS607 family transposase — MSKYYSIHEFSKIIGVSAQTLRNWDANGKLHPHHTTVSGYRYYSDEQLNQVINVKPKNRITIGYCRVSSHKQKDDLERQIDNVKTYLLAKGQPFEIISDIGSGINYKKKGLQKLIRRISQNQVEKVVVLYKDRLLRFGFELIEYIASLYNCEIEIIDNTEKSEQQELVEDLVQIITVFSCKLQGKRANKAKKLIRELIQEETDGKSHKSNADTK, encoded by the coding sequence TTGAGTAAATATTATTCTATACATGAATTTTCAAAAATTATAGGCGTATCTGCCCAGACATTACGAAATTGGGATGCCAATGGAAAACTTCATCCGCATCATACTACAGTAAGTGGCTATAGATATTATTCTGATGAGCAACTCAACCAGGTAATAAATGTAAAGCCTAAAAACCGCATTACAATTGGATATTGTCGTGTTTCCAGTCATAAACAAAAAGATGATCTGGAACGACAGATTGATAATGTTAAAACATATCTTCTGGCAAAAGGACAGCCGTTTGAGATAATAAGTGATATCGGTTCCGGAATTAATTATAAGAAAAAAGGGCTCCAGAAATTGATCAGGCGAATATCTCAAAATCAGGTTGAAAAGGTTGTTGTTTTGTATAAAGATCGGTTACTGCGATTTGGTTTTGAGTTGATAGAATATATTGCTTCACTTTATAATTGTGAGATTGAGATTATTGATAATACTGAAAAGTCCGAACAGCAGGAACTTGTTGAAGATCTGGTTCAGATAATTACTGTATTCAGTTGCAAATTACAAGGAAAACGGGCAAACAAAGCTAAGAAACTTATCCGAGAATTGATACAGGAGGAAACAGATGGTAAAAGCCATAAAAGTAATGCTGATACCAAATAA
- a CDS encoding MerR family transcriptional regulator produces MKKDGYYSSGEFARMAHVTLRTIRYYDKQNILNPSYVTESGARFYTDADFARLSQILLLKYLGFSLDDIREMTIDDSDYHFMENSLNIQLKLVRDRIEQMQLVEKAIQDTTDAIRSRHAIDWNQMLNLIHLTGMEKSMKNQYQNASNISSRINLHSLYSSNRQGWFPWVYTQCHIHPNMKILELGCGDGALWTQNMSLLPAEISVTLSDLSSGMLRDARRAIGPEDRRFTFRVFDCGRIPYENESFDLVIANHVLFYCEDIPGVCREIRRVLKPGGHFICSTYGSRHMQEVSRLVQDFDERIVLSADRLYERFGRENGNEILSPYFRQISWKSYEDSLLVPDAEPLISYILSCHGNQNQYILDRYKDFRSFVSRKTRGGFYITKDAGIFFCEK; encoded by the coding sequence ATGAAAAAAGACGGCTACTACTCTTCCGGAGAATTCGCGCGGATGGCTCATGTGACCCTGCGGACCATCCGATATTATGACAAACAGAATATCCTCAACCCCTCCTATGTGACAGAATCCGGTGCCCGATTCTACACAGATGCAGATTTCGCAAGGCTTTCCCAGATCCTGCTTCTGAAGTACCTGGGCTTTTCCCTGGATGATATCCGGGAAATGACCATTGACGACTCCGACTATCACTTTATGGAGAATTCCCTGAACATCCAGCTGAAACTGGTCCGTGACCGCATCGAACAGATGCAGCTGGTGGAAAAAGCCATCCAGGATACCACCGATGCTATCCGTTCCCGCCACGCCATTGACTGGAATCAGATGCTGAACCTGATCCACCTGACAGGCATGGAAAAGAGCATGAAAAACCAGTATCAGAACGCGTCCAATATTTCCTCCAGGATCAACCTCCACAGCCTTTACTCCAGCAACCGCCAAGGCTGGTTTCCCTGGGTATACACCCAATGCCACATCCACCCAAACATGAAAATCCTGGAACTGGGCTGTGGGGACGGTGCTTTGTGGACTCAAAATATGTCCCTCCTGCCTGCGGAAATCTCTGTTACACTTTCGGATCTTTCTTCCGGGATGCTTCGTGATGCCAGACGTGCCATCGGCCCGGAGGACCGGCGTTTCACTTTCCGGGTGTTTGACTGCGGGCGGATTCCTTATGAGAATGAATCCTTTGACCTGGTCATTGCCAACCATGTGCTTTTTTACTGCGAGGACATTCCCGGTGTATGCAGGGAAATCCGCCGTGTGCTGAAACCTGGAGGTCATTTTATCTGCAGTACCTATGGCAGCCGGCATATGCAGGAGGTCAGCCGGCTGGTTCAGGACTTCGATGAAAGGATCGTTCTGTCTGCAGACCGGCTTTATGAACGGTTCGGCAGAGAGAACGGTAATGAGATCCTTTCTCCTTATTTCCGGCAGATTTCCTGGAAATCCTATGAAGACTCCCTTCTGGTACCGGATGCAGAACCGCTGATCTCCTATATTCTTTCCTGCCATGGAAATCAGAACCAGTATATCCTGGATCGTTACAAAGATTTCCGCTCTTTCGTATCGCGCAAAACCAGAGGAGGCTTCTACATTACCAAGGATGCCGGAATCTTTTTTTGTGAAAAATAA
- a CDS encoding O-acetylhomoserine aminocarboxypropyltransferase/cysteine synthase family protein, with protein MKFQTRLLHGKAVDTYANGATVPPVSFANAFAYETSEQLEKVFQNRAPGFAYSRIANPTVDAFERRVNELEGGIGGVACSSGMSAVTLSLLNILQAGDEIIAGSALFGGTLDLLHDLEAFGIKVHFIPKVEKELIEPHLTENTKAVFGELIGNPALNVMDIRETADFLHEKGIPLIVDSTTATPYLVNPIQYGADVVVHSTSKYINGSGDAISGIIIDSGNFSWNPQRYPGMADYKKYGKFAYLVKLRNGIWRNMGGCLAPMNAYLNIIGMETLGLRMERVCNNAYQLAQALEKLDGVTVNYPLLESSPYHDLAQTQLNGKGGAILTIRTGSKERAYQLINKLKYVKIATNIGDVRTLVIHPASTIYIHSTPEAMAEAGVYEDSIRISVGIEDIEDLIADFTEAVEGLE; from the coding sequence ATGAAATTTCAGACCAGATTATTACACGGAAAAGCAGTAGATACTTATGCCAATGGAGCCACAGTACCGCCGGTGAGTTTCGCCAATGCATTTGCCTATGAAACCTCTGAACAGCTGGAAAAAGTTTTCCAGAACCGTGCACCGGGATTTGCCTACAGCAGGATTGCCAATCCCACAGTAGATGCTTTTGAGCGAAGAGTGAATGAGCTGGAAGGCGGGATCGGAGGTGTAGCCTGTTCATCCGGAATGTCAGCAGTTACTCTGTCACTGTTAAATATTCTTCAGGCAGGAGATGAGATCATTGCAGGAAGTGCCCTTTTCGGCGGAACCCTGGATCTGCTCCACGATCTGGAAGCCTTCGGGATCAAAGTACATTTCATCCCGAAAGTGGAGAAAGAACTGATAGAGCCTCATCTCACAGAGAATACCAAAGCCGTATTCGGAGAACTTATCGGAAATCCGGCCCTGAACGTAATGGATATCCGGGAAACCGCAGATTTTCTCCATGAAAAAGGAATCCCTCTTATCGTAGACAGCACCACAGCCACTCCTTATCTGGTAAATCCCATCCAGTACGGTGCTGATGTGGTAGTACACTCCACGTCCAAATATATCAACGGAAGCGGCGATGCCATCAGCGGTATCATCATCGACAGCGGAAACTTCAGCTGGAACCCACAACGTTACCCGGGAATGGCAGATTATAAGAAATACGGCAAATTCGCCTATCTGGTGAAACTGCGCAATGGAATCTGGCGAAACATGGGCGGATGCCTGGCCCCTATGAATGCCTACTTAAACATTATCGGAATGGAAACTCTGGGACTTCGCATGGAGCGTGTCTGTAACAACGCATATCAGCTCGCCCAGGCACTGGAGAAACTGGACGGAGTCACCGTCAATTACCCCCTTCTGGAATCTAGCCCATATCATGACCTGGCCCAGACCCAGTTAAACGGCAAAGGCGGCGCTATCCTCACCATCCGCACCGGCTCCAAAGAACGCGCCTATCAGCTCATCAACAAACTGAAATACGTAAAGATAGCCACCAACATCGGCGACGTCCGCACCCTGGTCATCCACCCCGCCTCCACCATCTACATCCACAGCACCCCGGAAGCAATGGCCGAAGCAGGCGTATACGAAGACAGCATACGCATCAGCGTAGGAATCGAAGACATCGAAGACCTGATTGCAGATTTTACGGAAGCGGTGGAAGGGCTGGAATAG